One Castanea sativa cultivar Marrone di Chiusa Pesio chromosome 4, ASM4071231v1 DNA window includes the following coding sequences:
- the LOC142630852 gene encoding uncharacterized protein LOC142630852, producing MESSDDEKDGAPGNYIPKELTHSVASNGAKFVDEVLNGQNERCLENFRMDKHVFYKLCDILQAKGLLRHTNRIKIEEQLAIFMFIVGHNLRTRAVQELFRYSGETISRHFNNVLTAIMAISLDFFQPPGSDVPPEIMEDPRFYPYFQDCVGAVDGIHIPVMVGVDEQGPFRNKNGMLSQNVLAAFSFDLKFHYVLAGWEGSASDLQVLNSALTRRSKLPVPEGKYYLVDNKYANMPGFIAPYHGVPYYLKEYPSGYHPQDARELFNQRHSLLRNASDRIYGALKARFPILMSAPPYPLQTQVKLVVAACAIHNYIRREKPDDWIFRTYDEDTAVLQIEEPLPPIEVEQPVMHIDTQALDIGIETEQLEISSRLRDSIATEMWNDYIRDLSAM from the exons ATGGAGAGCTCTGATGATGAAAAGGATGGAGCCCCTGGGAATTACATTCCAAAAGAACTGACTCATAGTGTGGCGTCTAATGGTGCAAAATTTGTAGATGAAGTACTTAATGGTCAAAATGAACGTTGTTTGGAAAATTTTCGCATGGATAAGCATGTGTTTTACAAGCTGTGTGATATTTTGCAAGCAAAAGGCTTGCTACGTCACACAAATCGAATAAAGATTGAGGAGCAATTAGCCATTTTCATGTTCATAGTTGGCCATAATCTAAGGACACGAGCTGTCCAAGAGTTATTCCGATATTCAGGAGAAACCATCAGTCGCCATTTCAATAATGTTTTGACTGCGATTATGGCgatttcattagatttttttcaGCCTCCAGGGTCTGATGTTCCACCTGAGATCATGGAAGATCCAAGATTCTATCCATACTTTCAG GATTGTGTGGGAGCAGTTGATGGTATCCATATTCCGGTGATGGTAGGTGTAGATGAGCAAGGACCTTTCCGCAACAAGAATGGCATGCTTTCACAAAATGTTCTAGCAGCTTTTTCATTTGATCTCAAGTTCCATTATGTTCTAGCTGGCTGGGAAGGCTCAGCATCAGATTTGCAAGTCCTGAATTCAGCACTCACAAGGCGAAGCAAGCTGCCAGTCCCTGAAG GAAAGTACTACCTTGTAGACAACAAGTATGCAAATATGCCAGGTTTCATTGCCCCATATCATGGTGTTCCCTATTACTTAAAGGAATATCCTAGTGGCTATCATCCACAAGATGCCAGAGAGCTATTTAATCAACGACACTCATTGTTACGAAATGCCAGTGATCGCATATATGGCGCTTTGAAGGCACGATTCCCTATATTGATGTCTGCTCCTCCATACCCATTACAAACACAGGTGAAGTTGGTTGTGGCAGCATGTGCGATACACAATTACATTCGTAGGGAGAAACCAGATGATTGGATTTTTAGAACTTATGATGAAGATACTGCTGTACTACAAATTGAGGAACCATTGCCCCCTATAGAGGTGGAACAGCCTGTGATGCATATTGACACCCAAGCTCTGGACATAGGTATTGAAACCGAGCAACTAGAAATTTCTTCACGGCTGCGAGACTCCATTGCAACTGAGATGTGGAATGACTACATCCGGGATTTATCAGCCATGTAA